The DNA window aagaaaaaaaactaaacaaggaAAGGTTGGTTTTTTTTGAGAGGTGATGGATTTTGAGCTGTTTCACTTAATTCTGCCAAGCTGGTATGTCTATACACGTAAGTATTCTCACAGAGGACAGACAACATGACAGATCATACACGTGGATTCAAACGTTATcgtgaaaaatatatttgtaaaaaaaaaaaagaaccaatatatttttatacatatttttgATTGATGTTGTAAACTTACAGTTAGTATTCAAAAAACATGTAATCCAAGTCTTAAACGAGCAAAAAAATGACTCTTATAGGGAGGAATCTTGCATATTTCACTGCTTCCCTTTGTCCGAAGACACCTTTTGGTGATGTGGCTACACTTGTTCAATGGTTTCTCTGCTGTTCTCTGTCTCAAAATGGCTTCTTTGCAGACAAAGGCGAGCACTGTGCTGTGAAATGCTGCTGCGCCATAACTGGGTGAGGCtcgctcgtgtgtgtgtgtgagtgagtgtgtgcgtgcgtggggGGGAGACGCTCTTTCTCCGAGGacattttctctgtgactcGACGTGGAAGTCTTTGCACCAAGCGACACACAGGGTGGTGGGGGTTGTTTGATTTCTCGAAAGGATGCATGTTTGAGATAATAAACAGATAAACGCGGCAGAGAGCGCGACATGAGGAAGGACGCGTCAACAAGCGCCTGTCAAAGTGCTTCTCGCTCGGCTGACGCGCCCTGGCAACGGCGGTAATCCGAGAGCTCTGGACGGTTGCCATGGTGTTGCAGAACCCCCACACTGCCATATAAGGTCACCGGGaaccctctccctcctccccctccatggtaacagcagcagcagccctttAGATTCGTATCTGCGTGATAAACAACTATCGTGGCTGCGACGAGCCTCTGCGCCtgcttccctctccctcctctctctctctccctctctctggatCACCGTCATCGAGTGTTCCAAACGCCGCAGGCCGCAACAGGCAAACAAACGAAATGCGATTCTACTCTTTGTTTGCTGAAGGAGCCGAAAACAGAGGCAAAGGGGGACGCTTATGTTCGCGTGCGTAAAACAGGGGGCTTTCCACGTTGTGCAACAATGTGGTGCCTTTTACGCACGGTGCTGTGTGCGCAGTGCGTTTGAGGACATAAAAAATCGGAGCCGGTGTCAGAGGCCTGTTTGTCTTGATCTCCACTCACAGCTCCGGCTGCCAAGTGCGCGCATTCCTCCATTTGCAGGTCACGAGGCTGctcccccaccctctctctctctctttaatccCTCATTCCTCAAGTAtgcctgtattttttttaacttcttaCCTCTTACACAATATGGATCAAATTGTGAAAGTTATGTTTGCGTTACAAAGGTGAATATTTAATACTAGTTGAGTCTTTTTCTCGCATCGAATTTGCTATTATGGTTATTTTTAggccctgttttttttttaaaaaaagggaaaaactcCTCCCCGGTGGGTTGCGCCATTCAATTTTGCCTGCTGCTGACAGACTGGAATATTCCACACAGAGGATTGGCCTCTCTCGTTCAGGacagctctctctctgcatgCATGGCGAATAACCATTTTTTTGACAATAGTTCTTTGTTCATGAATTGACAATGGgtgattttacatgtttggATATTTTGCACAGGACAGTTTTATATCCTTTTTATAGCTATTCAGGTTGACAGTTTCACTTTATGAGTCAAACAAGCACTcttctcttattattattatacagggATTTTTTTATTGCATGTGCTACACAATACTTTATTGTAAAAGCATATGGGACAcggtgtgtgtatgtttctctGGAATCTGACAGACAAtgcacctcctctctgtctttctttgtaTGAGCAGCCTTTTATTCTGACGGATTGTTCACTGAATCAAACCAGGTATCCTCTGCGCTTTATGTTTTTTGATAATTCATGGGCACACTTGCTTATTCAAGGATTTATCCATCCAGATTGCTGgtactgtatttgttttatttacaacatCAGCCGTTCTTCTTTCTAGCTcttacatatttgcatgtttgtgtactGTTAGTGTAATATTCCACAGTATGGTTTGTGCTTTAGTGTGCTTGGCAAtactctcacctgtctgtgatTTTGAGgtgtttaaataaatagaatatacACCCATTTTATGGTTTGTTGTTGTGGAAACTGAagcagattgttttgttttttttaaaaatctttttgatGAATTAACACTGAAAACGTAAAGCTTTAAATGACATAAGGCCTGGATTTAACACAGTGTTTTCGCCTGTCATGGCATATTAAAAGCACACCACACTAAAACCCACAGACATGGCTGTATgagatgtgcatgtgttttaaaTACTTGGAAGACTAGTGTGTCTTCTTAAAATAGGCAAAGGGCAGTGTCAGCTTATCCTCTTAAAGGGACAGCTTGCTCAAAAGGGTTAGTCGCTCTTACACACCAACTAAATACATCCTTTCCCAGCAGTGACCATAGAAATGTAACCTTTGGATTTGACTTTGTAGCCTACGTCGGTTTGAATTCGCCTCAGCGACTAGACTCTAGACGATGAATCGAGATTAATCTCCAAAGCATTCTTGTGCATTCTGATTATGCACACTCATTCTTTATGATCTGCTCTCTTCTGACACCCTTGGTAGTCAACCCACATATTCCCAAATTTaagattaaaatgtaaattcattGCATACAATGATGTTCAGGAGTTCTCCGGCATCCAGGTAATTGGATAAGCAGAGATAACACAAAGGAAGGAATGAATAAACTCACACAGCATGTCCTGTTGTCTTTGATACTATCTAACCATTATAACATCCATCCCTAGTTATAGACTGAAGCTGTGTTCAAGGGAAATCTCATTTATTGTCTTAGAAGtcattctgctctaaagtctccTTCAGCCtcccattaaaataaaacatagtgCAGAGGTATGTGAAGTAAAGTATCTCTGCATTATCTTCAACCTAATCACTTCATTTGGCTCAGTGCTGTTGGATAAGACGCCGAACGTCACACGCtgggacgagagagagagagtagctCGTCCTGACGCCCAATCTGTGATGTCACCGTCgtgttcagctgcagagtgAAAGGAGACGTACATTTTTGTTGTAACCACGAGGATTCAAACCAATTACATGAATGGATGCTACCATTATTTGTATACGACCTTATAACAACGCGGTCAGATGGTGTTTTCAGATGTATACATTTAACCAGTCAAAATTTGATTACATACTATAATACACTGATATTAAATTGATTACATTTAACGGTGTTTTCCCATAAAgattaaaacatgaatattcAAAGGACCTGAGAGAAGTGATGCAGAAGGTTTAATACAGCTCATATTTTGTGCTTCatctgagaagaagaagagggaatgGAATGTATTTGAGAGAAGTTCACAAAAGACATAAACTGTAGTACATAACATGTACTTGTACTCTAGTAAAAGGTACAAGACACTCATTCATCCCATCCACTGTCACCAGAGCATCTCCAGGCCTCACATGACTTCACAGTTAACCATCAGAACTTACATACTTGCCGTGAATGCCTCGACAATACACGCTCACTTATCTCCAGCACTGGAGGAACATTTTCAGCGTTATCTCACACGCACACTTCTGTGGACGGAGGCAGTACTTCACATCAAACACCCACCCATACAATGAAAAAGGAACATCCAATAGAGGAAGTAGGTGCAGCCACACTCAGATGCTGCTGCATTATTCATACACCAGAGATGCTGCTTCAGTGAGCAGCGCAGCGGTGGGACAGGGGAGAAGCGTGTAGTGGGGGGTCGACTGCAGACAGCCTCTATgtgacaggaacaggaagtggtgaGGAGGCCGAGCTGTACCTGTCAAACCATGAGCCTCGTCTGTTCCTCTCTCACAACACATGCATGGAAACCATCTCAGcctttccaaataaaaattcacCATGTGTTTAACCTGAATCTGGAGGGAGCATCTTCAGCCCTGTCCTGACTGGCACCTGTGTGACTTCTGCTGGAGGTCGACATGACACAGAACAGTGCTGCGACTGGTAAAGGTACCGCAAAGGAGGGAGATGAACTTAAAATTGTGATTGTTGGAGATGGAGGCTGCGGGAAAACATCTCTTCTGCTGGTTTATGCTCGAGGAAATTTTCCAGAGGTAAGAGAGGCTGTGGCATACAGTGTTAATGTCCTTTTCAAGACTAGATCCACTTAAAAAATGTGACATATGAAAGAATAAGTTAATGCGTGGCTGTATCCTAAAACCAGCATATTCTTCTCGtctcaaaaacagaaatatgctCCATCAGTATTTGAAAAATATGCCAGCACTATCTCTCTCGGAGGAAAAGAGATAAAGCTCAACCTGTATGACACAGCTGGTAAGAATCACCTCCGTGTTGAACATCCATTAAGACAGATTTAAGTCCCGCTACATTTAACATGATGTGAAGAGACAGTGTTTTGAGGATGTTGACCCATACACTGTCAACTGACTGGAGTATAATAGAAACACTGTGCAAATAaggagcacacacactgactcagagGTCAGTGCTGATGTTTACTGCAGGTGGGGGAGGAATTATTTTATGGTGTCTTGTCTTTTCAGATATTAAAGTTTAGGCGTCCCGACACTGTGAGTTGGGTCTTTATCTTGTTAtactgacacacagagacacagaggaagtggTAAAGGTTGACATTAACGTCAGAGCATCATCTTAATCATCTCTCGGGAAGTGAGACACTGTCGGTGACTACTAACAAGCTCTACTGATGACAAAATTTACAGAATGTATGTAAAACTAGTCAGACTGTCAGATGTTAAGGTGTCTGATTAAATGTGAATAAGAATTGTATTGATATTTGCCAgaggttaaataaaatacattcagCACATAAGGGTTCAGAAAacagtgctgtttttttttttattattagtggTTAAAAACCAGTTTCAcaacctctctgtctctttgggacataaaacatgaattttCCATTAAAAACAAGTGTCATTACATGTCCAGGAAAACCCATGAGAGTGTGTCTTGACATCTTATCTTTAGTATGTGTGCAGCAGGGTGCTTTACATCAGTGGAAAAGGAAGCTGAGGCCAGGATGTGGTTTTATTCATCAACTTTGTAACACATGTTGCATCTTGAAATTCAGGCTGTTTCGTCCTGCACACATTTATTTCGTTCGCTAACACGTAGGTTTCACCTTCCCCTTTCTAGGACAGGAAGACTATGACCGACTGCGACCTCTCTCTTACCAAGAGGCCGATCTGATCCTGGTATGCTTCGACGTGACCAACCCCACCAGCTTTGAGAATGTCCTGATAAAGGTAATCACCTCTTCAGAGCATTAACGACACGCAGAGATCAACAGGGAGGCAAAGAGAAACGAGAATGTGACTGTTCAACAGGAGTTTCAGGTTTACTATTCAAATTCAGTTTGTAAATGATTGTTAGAGTCTGGTGTGTTTTTGCCAGCTGCATTCTTTGAGCTATGA is part of the Paralichthys olivaceus isolate ysfri-2021 chromosome 18, ASM2471397v2, whole genome shotgun sequence genome and encodes:
- the rhof gene encoding rho-related GTP-binding protein RhoF; amino-acid sequence: MTQNSAATGKGTAKEGDELKIVIVGDGGCGKTSLLLVYARGNFPEKYAPSVFEKYASTISLGGKEIKLNLYDTAGQEDYDRLRPLSYQEADLILVCFDVTNPTSFENVLIKWFPEVRHFCQDTPVILIGCKTDLRKDKECARKLRAMNLAPITYTQGEEIQQQMKAELYLECSAKYQEHVEDIFREAAKKALAHCRKQKKCKRMKKCVVL